The Flavobacterium piscisymbiosum genome includes a region encoding these proteins:
- the nagB gene encoding glucosamine-6-phosphate deaminase has translation MKTNTSLAYDIPGKFEETRFEKNHNVIFDNSVQGSKIVAQEIAELIRSKQANNESCVLGLATGSSPIKVYEELVRMHKEDGLSFYNVISFNLDEYYPMTKENRQSYHYFMHQYLFNHIDIKPENVNIPDGTVAIEELNQYCVDYELKIKEAGGLDFQLLGIGRTGHVGFNEPGSHINSGTRIITLDHITRVDASSDFNGIDNVPKRAITMGVSTILRSKRIVLMAWGQNKASIIKRTIQGEITSDVPATFLQNHTNATFVLDQFSASELTRFETPWLVGGCTWTQELKSKAIVWLCRETQQSILKLTDRDYNNNGMSDLLAQEGSAYDLNINMFNVLQHTITGWPGGKPNTDDSHRPERANPAKKRVILFSPHPDDDVISMGGTFSKLIKQGHDVHVVYQTSGNIAVTDDEALKFAEVAKDFVGDAASGINFKSVIDFLNSKSENQIDSLEVRKLKGLIRRRESYAATRYIGLKDENTHFLDLPFYETGQVKKNPLGPEDIAIVKDIIAKIKPHQVFAAGDLADPHGTHEVCLNAIFAAMKELKPEKYMDDCWLWLYRGAWHEWDIHEIDMAVPLSPSEVLLKRSAILYHQSQKDRVMFQGNDSREFWVRAEDRNKNTAILYDDLGLAEYEAIEAFKRFDY, from the coding sequence ATGAAAACGAATACTTCTTTGGCTTACGACATTCCCGGGAAATTTGAAGAAACCCGATTTGAAAAAAATCATAACGTGATTTTTGATAATTCTGTTCAGGGTTCAAAAATAGTTGCTCAGGAAATAGCCGAATTAATCCGTTCAAAACAAGCCAACAATGAATCTTGTGTTTTAGGTCTTGCCACAGGATCATCACCTATAAAAGTATACGAAGAATTGGTACGCATGCACAAAGAAGATGGTCTTAGTTTTTACAATGTCATCTCTTTTAATCTGGATGAATATTATCCAATGACCAAAGAGAACCGTCAGAGCTACCATTACTTCATGCATCAATATCTTTTTAATCACATCGATATTAAACCGGAAAATGTAAACATCCCTGACGGAACCGTTGCGATCGAAGAACTGAATCAATATTGCGTTGATTATGAATTGAAAATAAAAGAAGCCGGAGGGCTTGATTTTCAGCTTTTAGGAATTGGGCGTACCGGTCACGTAGGTTTCAACGAACCGGGATCACACATCAATTCAGGAACCAGAATTATTACACTGGATCATATTACAAGAGTCGATGCTTCATCTGATTTTAACGGAATCGACAACGTTCCTAAAAGAGCCATCACAATGGGAGTTTCGACAATTCTTAGATCTAAAAGAATTGTACTAATGGCGTGGGGACAAAATAAAGCTTCTATTATAAAAAGAACAATTCAGGGCGAAATAACGTCGGATGTTCCTGCTACTTTTTTGCAAAATCATACTAATGCCACTTTCGTATTAGACCAATTTTCTGCATCTGAATTAACCCGATTCGAAACACCATGGTTAGTGGGCGGATGTACCTGGACACAGGAATTAAAAAGCAAAGCAATTGTTTGGCTTTGCAGAGAAACCCAACAATCAATATTAAAATTGACCGACAGAGATTACAACAACAACGGAATGTCGGATCTTTTAGCTCAGGAAGGTTCCGCATATGATTTAAATATTAATATGTTCAATGTTTTGCAACATACTATTACAGGCTGGCCAGGCGGAAAACCAAATACAGATGATTCTCATCGTCCGGAAAGAGCCAATCCTGCAAAAAAACGAGTAATTCTTTTTAGTCCGCATCCTGATGATGATGTGATTTCTATGGGAGGAACTTTTTCAAAATTAATAAAACAAGGTCACGATGTACATGTTGTATATCAAACTTCAGGAAATATAGCGGTTACAGATGACGAAGCATTAAAATTTGCTGAGGTTGCCAAAGATTTTGTTGGTGATGCTGCAAGCGGAATCAACTTTAAATCGGTGATTGATTTTTTAAATAGTAAATCCGAAAATCAAATTGATTCTCTTGAAGTTCGAAAATTAAAAGGATTAATCCGAAGAAGAGAATCTTATGCCGCTACAAGATATATAGGTTTAAAAGATGAAAATACACACTTTTTAGATCTTCCGTTTTACGAAACAGGACAGGTAAAGAAAAATCCTTTAGGTCCTGAAGATATTGCCATTGTAAAAGATATTATCGCCAAAATAAAACCTCATCAGGTATTTGCCGCGGGAGATCTGGCAGACCCACACGGAACGCACGAAGTTTGTCTAAATGCGATTTTTGCTGCTATGAAAGAATTAAAACCGGAGAAATATATGGATGATTGCTGGTTATGGTTATACAGAGGAGCTTGGCACGAATGGGACATTCACGAAATTGATATGGCCGTTCCGCTTTCTCCATCAGAAGTATTACTAAAACGAAGCGCCATTTTATACCACCAATCTCAAAAAGACCGGGTTATGTTTCAAGGAAACGACTCAAGAGAATTTTGGGTGAGAGCCGAAGACCGTAACAAAAACACAGCAATTCTATACGATGATTTAGGATTGGCAGAATATGAAGCGATCGAAGCTTTTAAACGTTTTGATTATTAG